Proteins from a genomic interval of Stigmatopora nigra isolate UIUO_SnigA chromosome 19, RoL_Snig_1.1, whole genome shotgun sequence:
- the tcerg1b gene encoding transcription elongation regulator 1 isoform X3, whose protein sequence is MADQADSEAIGFNDNRMAQQAVRFHGPVPVPATGPAPAPAATTVPAPTQTPVLRGPPPLLRPPPPPFGMMRGPPPPRPPFPRPPFDPSMPPIPPPGGMPPPMGPPHMQRPPFLPPPMGNLPPPPGMLFPPGMPPVQTSATPVPAPTPTPSINPTEEIWVENKTPEGKTYYYNARTRESAWTKPEGVKIIQQAELNPLLVSGAGTVTGASVGATTATNSISINTTPSTAVSPVTTPTIAPSSTPSHTLISSPDSTITTLAPTVTNTATVVAELAPAASSSVSPVTVVTVSTVPSPVTAVQTVPLLTATLPHSVAQPTAAIPAFPPVMVPPFRVPLPGMHIPLPGILPGMGPPLVSMMHPQLTLSAAPATSMAATLQLPEWSEYKTVDGKTYYYNNRTLESTWEKPQAVLEREKEMEKAKERLAMEEAEAMEMEEEESKMITINNDKHVRQERKEEEMTEEERAAQKARPVATNPIPGTPWCVVWTGDERVFFYNPTTRLSMWDRPEELLGRTDVDKHIQEPPHKRGLDDAKRTAFNREESELSLASDDAHNDEPSKAKKRKKDDTNEPDSEKEAVMEAELRAARERAVVPLESRMTQFKDMLLERGVSAFSTWDKELHKIVFDPRYLLLNPKERKQVFDQYVKTRAEEERKEKKNKLMQAKDDFRKMMEEVKLTARTTFSEFAVKNGRDPRFKSIDKMKDREAIFVEHMTFMKKRDKEDSKSRGDKVRQDFFEMLSDQHVEGGQRWSKVKERMETDPRYKAVETSALREDYFKQYLDKLAKNLDLEKERELERQARIEASLREREREVQKARSEQTKEIDREREQHKREEAIQHFKALMSDMVRSSDATWSDTRRNLRKDHRWESSSLLEREEKEKLFNDHVEALAKKKKEHFRQLLDETTMVNITLTTTWKEVKKIIKEDPRCIKFSSSDRKRQREFEDYIKDKYITAKADFRTLLKETKFITYKSRKFIQESEQHLKDVEKILQNDKRYLVLDCVPDERRKLIMFYIEDLDRRGPPPPPTASEPTRRSTK, encoded by the exons ATGGCGGACCAAGCGGACAGCGAAGCAATCGGATTCAACGACAACAG AATGGCCCAGCAGGCCGTGCGGTTCCATGGACCCGTCCCGGTGCCCGCCACCGGCCCTGCTCCCGCCCCTGCCGCCACCACAGTGCCAGCTCCCACCCAGACGCCTGTGCTGCGTGGCCCTCCGCCTCTCCTCaggccgccaccgccaccctTCGGAATGATGAGAGGACCACCACCGCCTCGCCCCCCATTCCCGCGGCCGCCCTTTGACCCCAGCATGCCCCCCATCCCGCCACCGGGAGGCATGCCGCCCCCTATGGGCCCGCCCCACATGCAG AGACCCCCTTTCCTCCCCCCTCCAATGGGCAATCTACCACCACCTCCAGGGATGCTTTTTCCTCCTGGTATGCCTCCAGTTCAAACTTCAGCAACCCCTGTCCCCGCCCCTACCCCTACCCCCTCCATCAATCCGACCGAGGAGATCTGGGTAGAAAACAAAACGCCGGAAGGCAAGACGTACTACTACAATGCTCGGACTAGAGAGTCGGCGTGGACAAAACCGGAGGGAGTGAAAATCATTCAACAGGCGGAGCTCAACCCTTTACTAGTGTCCGGGGCCGGCACGGTGACTGGCGCCAGCGTGGGCGCCACCACGGCCACCAACTCTATCAGCATCAACACGACGCCAAGCACAGCTGTCTCGCCCGTCACCACCCCCACCATCGCCCCCTCCAGCACCCCGTCGCACACGCTCATCTCCAGTCCAGACTCCACCATCACAACCTTGGCGCCCACTGTGACTAATACAG CCACAGTTGTGGCAGAGCTCGCTCCCGCCGCCAGTTCTTCGGTGTCGCCGGTGACCGTGGTGACGGTGTCCACAGTGCCGTCCCCCGTCACGGCGGTGCAGACCGTCCCTCTGCTGACCGCCACTCTGCCTCATAGCGTGGCCCAGCCCACTGCCGCGATCCCCGCCTTCCCGCCCGTCATGGTGCCGCCCTTCCGGGTGCCCTTACCGGGCATGCACATCCCCCTACCAG GAATTTTGCCTGGCATGGGCCCGCCTTTGGTGTCCATGATGCACCCTCAGTTGACGTTGTCGGCGGCACCCGCCACCTCCATGGCCGCCACGCTGCAGCTGCCCGAGTGGTCCGAATACAAAACGGTGGATGGCAAGACCTACTACTACAATAACCGCACCCTAGAATCCACCTGGGAGAAGCCGCAGGCCGTGCTGGAACGAG aaaaagaaatggaaaaggCCAAGGAGCGACTGGCGATGGAAGAGGCGGAAGCTATGGAgatggaagaggaggagagcaAAATGATCACTATAAATAATGACAAACACGTAAGACAG GAgcgcaaagaagaagaaatgacCGAAGAAGAGAGAGCGGCCCAGAAAGCTCGTCCGGTAGCCACCAACCCAATCCCGGGGACGCCGTG GTGCGTGGTGTGGACGGGCGACGAGCGCGTCTTCTTCTACAACCCCACCACCCGACTATCCATGTGGGACCGACCCGAGGAGCTGTTGGGTCGCACCGACGTGGACAAGCACATCCAGGAGCCCCCACATAAGCGAGGCCTCGATGACGCCAAAAGGACAG CTTTTAACAGGGAGGAGTCTGAGTTGAGCCTTGCTTCAGACGATGCGCACAATGATGAGCCCTCCAAAGCCAAGAAGAGAAA GAAGGATGACACCAATGAGCCGGACTCTGAGAAGGAAGCGGTGATGGAGGCGGAGCTTCGAGCGGCCCGAGAGAGAGCCGTGGTGCCCCTCGAGTCCAGGATGACGCAATTCAAAGACATGCTCCTAGAAAGAGGG GTGTCTGCATTCTCCACGTGGGACAAAGAGCTTCACAAGATTGTCTTTGACCCTCGTTACCTACTGCTGAACCCCAAAGAGCGGAAGCAG GTGTTCGACCAATACGTGAAGACGAGAGCAGAGGAGGAGCggaaagagaagaagaacaagTTAATGCAGGCCAAAGACGACTTCAGGAAGATGATGGAAGAGGTCAAGCTGACGGCCAG GACTACCTTCAGTGAGTTTGCCGTCAAAAACGGCAGAGACCCTCGATTCAAAAGCATCGACAAGATGAAAGACAGGGAAGCCATTTTTGTCGAACACATGACGTTCATGAAAAAGCGAGACAAGGAGGACTCCAAGTCCAGAGGGGATAAG GTGAGGCAGGACTTTTTTGAGATGTTGAGCGACCAGCACGTAGAAGGAGGACAACGCTGGAGCAAAGTCAAGGAGAGAATGGAGACGGACCCCCGTTACAAGGCCGTGGAgacctccgccctcagggaggaTTACTTCAAGCAATACTTGGACAAGCTCGCCAAG AACCTCGACTTGGAGAAGGAGCGCGAGTTGGAGCGCCAGGCTCGCATCGAGGCCAGCCTGCGGGAACGTGAGCGTGAGGTCCAGAAGGCCCGATCGGAACAGACCAAAGAGATTGACCGAGAGAGGGAGCAGCACAAGCGTGAAGAAGCCATCCAGCATTTCAAGGCACTCATGTCCGACATG GTGCGGTCGTCGGACGCCACGTGGTCGGACACGCGGCGTAACCTTCGCAAAGACCATCGCTGGGAGTCGTCGTCACTATTGGAGCgcgaggagaaggagaaacttttcaATGATCACGTGGAGGCGCTggccaagaagaaaaaggagCACTTCAGGCAGCTCCTAGACGAGACCACCATGGTAAAT atcacGCTAACCACCACGTGGAAAGAAGTCAAGAAGATCATCAAGGAGGACCCCCGATGTATCAAGTTCTCATCTAGTGACAGA AAGCGACAACGTGAATTTGAAGACTACATCAAAGATAAATACATCACAGCCAAAGCCGACTTCAGAACTCTACTGAAGGAGACAAAGTTCATCACATACAA GTCTCGCAAGTTCATCCAGGAGTCGGAACAGCACCTGAAGGACGTGGAGAAGATCCTACAGAACGATAAGCGCTACCTGGTGCTGGATTGCGTCCCCGACGAACGCCGCAAACTCATCATGTTCTACATTGAGGACCTAGACCGGCGTGGGCCTCCTCCGCCGCCTACCGCCTCGGAGCCTACGCGTCGCTCTACCAAGTGA
- the tcerg1b gene encoding transcription elongation regulator 1 isoform X2 has protein sequence MADQADSEAIGFNDNRMAQQAVRFHGPVPVPATGPAPAPAATTVPAPTQTPVLRGPPPLLRPPPPPFGMMRGPPPPRPPFPRPPFDPSMPPIPPPGGMPPPMGPPHMQRPPFLPPPMGNLPPPPGMLFPPGMPPVQTSATPVPAPTPTPSINPTEEIWVENKTPEGKTYYYNARTRESAWTKPEGVKIIQQAELNPLLVSGAGTVTGASVGATTATNSISINTTPSTAVSPVTTPTIAPSSTPSHTLISSPDSTITTLAPTVTNTATVVAELAPAASSSVSPVTVVTVSTVPSPVTAVQTVPLLTATLPHSVAQPTAAIPAFPPVMVPPFRVPLPGMHIPLPGVAMMQIVGAPCVKAGPGANGILPGMGPPLVSMMHPQLTLSAAPATSMAATLQLPEWSEYKTVDGKTYYYNNRTLESTWEKPQAVLEREKEMEKAKERLAMEEAEAMEMEEEESKMITINNDKHVRQERKEEEMTEEERAAQKARPVATNPIPGTPWCVVWTGDERVFFYNPTTRLSMWDRPEELLGRTDVDKHIQEPPHKRGLDDAKRTAFNREESELSLASDDAHNDEPSKAKKRKKDDTNEPDSEKEAVMEAELRAARERAVVPLESRMTQFKDMLLERGVSAFSTWDKELHKIVFDPRYLLLNPKERKQVFDQYVKTRAEEERKEKKNKLMQAKDDFRKMMEEVKLTARTTFSEFAVKNGRDPRFKSIDKMKDREAIFVEHMTFMKKRDKEDSKSRGDKVRQDFFEMLSDQHVEGGQRWSKVKERMETDPRYKAVETSALREDYFKQYLDKLAKNLDLEKERELERQARIEASLREREREVQKARSEQTKEIDREREQHKREEAIQHFKALMSDMVRSSDATWSDTRRNLRKDHRWESSSLLEREEKEKLFNDHVEALAKKKKEHFRQLLDETTMITLTTTWKEVKKIIKEDPRCIKFSSSDRKRQREFEDYIKDKYITAKADFRTLLKETKFITYKSRKFIQESEQHLKDVEKILQNDKRYLVLDCVPDERRKLIMFYIEDLDRRGPPPPPTASEPTRRSTK, from the exons ATGGCGGACCAAGCGGACAGCGAAGCAATCGGATTCAACGACAACAG AATGGCCCAGCAGGCCGTGCGGTTCCATGGACCCGTCCCGGTGCCCGCCACCGGCCCTGCTCCCGCCCCTGCCGCCACCACAGTGCCAGCTCCCACCCAGACGCCTGTGCTGCGTGGCCCTCCGCCTCTCCTCaggccgccaccgccaccctTCGGAATGATGAGAGGACCACCACCGCCTCGCCCCCCATTCCCGCGGCCGCCCTTTGACCCCAGCATGCCCCCCATCCCGCCACCGGGAGGCATGCCGCCCCCTATGGGCCCGCCCCACATGCAG AGACCCCCTTTCCTCCCCCCTCCAATGGGCAATCTACCACCACCTCCAGGGATGCTTTTTCCTCCTGGTATGCCTCCAGTTCAAACTTCAGCAACCCCTGTCCCCGCCCCTACCCCTACCCCCTCCATCAATCCGACCGAGGAGATCTGGGTAGAAAACAAAACGCCGGAAGGCAAGACGTACTACTACAATGCTCGGACTAGAGAGTCGGCGTGGACAAAACCGGAGGGAGTGAAAATCATTCAACAGGCGGAGCTCAACCCTTTACTAGTGTCCGGGGCCGGCACGGTGACTGGCGCCAGCGTGGGCGCCACCACGGCCACCAACTCTATCAGCATCAACACGACGCCAAGCACAGCTGTCTCGCCCGTCACCACCCCCACCATCGCCCCCTCCAGCACCCCGTCGCACACGCTCATCTCCAGTCCAGACTCCACCATCACAACCTTGGCGCCCACTGTGACTAATACAG CCACAGTTGTGGCAGAGCTCGCTCCCGCCGCCAGTTCTTCGGTGTCGCCGGTGACCGTGGTGACGGTGTCCACAGTGCCGTCCCCCGTCACGGCGGTGCAGACCGTCCCTCTGCTGACCGCCACTCTGCCTCATAGCGTGGCCCAGCCCACTGCCGCGATCCCCGCCTTCCCGCCCGTCATGGTGCCGCCCTTCCGGGTGCCCTTACCGGGCATGCACATCCCCCTACCAG GTGTAGCAATGATGCAGATAGTTGGCGCTCCCTGTGTAAAGGCGGGCCCCGGTGCCAACG GAATTTTGCCTGGCATGGGCCCGCCTTTGGTGTCCATGATGCACCCTCAGTTGACGTTGTCGGCGGCACCCGCCACCTCCATGGCCGCCACGCTGCAGCTGCCCGAGTGGTCCGAATACAAAACGGTGGATGGCAAGACCTACTACTACAATAACCGCACCCTAGAATCCACCTGGGAGAAGCCGCAGGCCGTGCTGGAACGAG aaaaagaaatggaaaaggCCAAGGAGCGACTGGCGATGGAAGAGGCGGAAGCTATGGAgatggaagaggaggagagcaAAATGATCACTATAAATAATGACAAACACGTAAGACAG GAgcgcaaagaagaagaaatgacCGAAGAAGAGAGAGCGGCCCAGAAAGCTCGTCCGGTAGCCACCAACCCAATCCCGGGGACGCCGTG GTGCGTGGTGTGGACGGGCGACGAGCGCGTCTTCTTCTACAACCCCACCACCCGACTATCCATGTGGGACCGACCCGAGGAGCTGTTGGGTCGCACCGACGTGGACAAGCACATCCAGGAGCCCCCACATAAGCGAGGCCTCGATGACGCCAAAAGGACAG CTTTTAACAGGGAGGAGTCTGAGTTGAGCCTTGCTTCAGACGATGCGCACAATGATGAGCCCTCCAAAGCCAAGAAGAGAAA GAAGGATGACACCAATGAGCCGGACTCTGAGAAGGAAGCGGTGATGGAGGCGGAGCTTCGAGCGGCCCGAGAGAGAGCCGTGGTGCCCCTCGAGTCCAGGATGACGCAATTCAAAGACATGCTCCTAGAAAGAGGG GTGTCTGCATTCTCCACGTGGGACAAAGAGCTTCACAAGATTGTCTTTGACCCTCGTTACCTACTGCTGAACCCCAAAGAGCGGAAGCAG GTGTTCGACCAATACGTGAAGACGAGAGCAGAGGAGGAGCggaaagagaagaagaacaagTTAATGCAGGCCAAAGACGACTTCAGGAAGATGATGGAAGAGGTCAAGCTGACGGCCAG GACTACCTTCAGTGAGTTTGCCGTCAAAAACGGCAGAGACCCTCGATTCAAAAGCATCGACAAGATGAAAGACAGGGAAGCCATTTTTGTCGAACACATGACGTTCATGAAAAAGCGAGACAAGGAGGACTCCAAGTCCAGAGGGGATAAG GTGAGGCAGGACTTTTTTGAGATGTTGAGCGACCAGCACGTAGAAGGAGGACAACGCTGGAGCAAAGTCAAGGAGAGAATGGAGACGGACCCCCGTTACAAGGCCGTGGAgacctccgccctcagggaggaTTACTTCAAGCAATACTTGGACAAGCTCGCCAAG AACCTCGACTTGGAGAAGGAGCGCGAGTTGGAGCGCCAGGCTCGCATCGAGGCCAGCCTGCGGGAACGTGAGCGTGAGGTCCAGAAGGCCCGATCGGAACAGACCAAAGAGATTGACCGAGAGAGGGAGCAGCACAAGCGTGAAGAAGCCATCCAGCATTTCAAGGCACTCATGTCCGACATG GTGCGGTCGTCGGACGCCACGTGGTCGGACACGCGGCGTAACCTTCGCAAAGACCATCGCTGGGAGTCGTCGTCACTATTGGAGCgcgaggagaaggagaaacttttcaATGATCACGTGGAGGCGCTggccaagaagaaaaaggagCACTTCAGGCAGCTCCTAGACGAGACCACCATG atcacGCTAACCACCACGTGGAAAGAAGTCAAGAAGATCATCAAGGAGGACCCCCGATGTATCAAGTTCTCATCTAGTGACAGA AAGCGACAACGTGAATTTGAAGACTACATCAAAGATAAATACATCACAGCCAAAGCCGACTTCAGAACTCTACTGAAGGAGACAAAGTTCATCACATACAA GTCTCGCAAGTTCATCCAGGAGTCGGAACAGCACCTGAAGGACGTGGAGAAGATCCTACAGAACGATAAGCGCTACCTGGTGCTGGATTGCGTCCCCGACGAACGCCGCAAACTCATCATGTTCTACATTGAGGACCTAGACCGGCGTGGGCCTCCTCCGCCGCCTACCGCCTCGGAGCCTACGCGTCGCTCTACCAAGTGA
- the tcerg1b gene encoding transcription elongation regulator 1 isoform X1 — protein MADQADSEAIGFNDNRMAQQAVRFHGPVPVPATGPAPAPAATTVPAPTQTPVLRGPPPLLRPPPPPFGMMRGPPPPRPPFPRPPFDPSMPPIPPPGGMPPPMGPPHMQRPPFLPPPMGNLPPPPGMLFPPGMPPVQTSATPVPAPTPTPSINPTEEIWVENKTPEGKTYYYNARTRESAWTKPEGVKIIQQAELNPLLVSGAGTVTGASVGATTATNSISINTTPSTAVSPVTTPTIAPSSTPSHTLISSPDSTITTLAPTVTNTATVVAELAPAASSSVSPVTVVTVSTVPSPVTAVQTVPLLTATLPHSVAQPTAAIPAFPPVMVPPFRVPLPGMHIPLPGVAMMQIVGAPCVKAGPGANGILPGMGPPLVSMMHPQLTLSAAPATSMAATLQLPEWSEYKTVDGKTYYYNNRTLESTWEKPQAVLEREKEMEKAKERLAMEEAEAMEMEEEESKMITINNDKHVRQERKEEEMTEEERAAQKARPVATNPIPGTPWCVVWTGDERVFFYNPTTRLSMWDRPEELLGRTDVDKHIQEPPHKRGLDDAKRTAFNREESELSLASDDAHNDEPSKAKKRKKDDTNEPDSEKEAVMEAELRAARERAVVPLESRMTQFKDMLLERGVSAFSTWDKELHKIVFDPRYLLLNPKERKQVFDQYVKTRAEEERKEKKNKLMQAKDDFRKMMEEVKLTARTTFSEFAVKNGRDPRFKSIDKMKDREAIFVEHMTFMKKRDKEDSKSRGDKVRQDFFEMLSDQHVEGGQRWSKVKERMETDPRYKAVETSALREDYFKQYLDKLAKNLDLEKERELERQARIEASLREREREVQKARSEQTKEIDREREQHKREEAIQHFKALMSDMVRSSDATWSDTRRNLRKDHRWESSSLLEREEKEKLFNDHVEALAKKKKEHFRQLLDETTMVNITLTTTWKEVKKIIKEDPRCIKFSSSDRKRQREFEDYIKDKYITAKADFRTLLKETKFITYKSRKFIQESEQHLKDVEKILQNDKRYLVLDCVPDERRKLIMFYIEDLDRRGPPPPPTASEPTRRSTK, from the exons ATGGCGGACCAAGCGGACAGCGAAGCAATCGGATTCAACGACAACAG AATGGCCCAGCAGGCCGTGCGGTTCCATGGACCCGTCCCGGTGCCCGCCACCGGCCCTGCTCCCGCCCCTGCCGCCACCACAGTGCCAGCTCCCACCCAGACGCCTGTGCTGCGTGGCCCTCCGCCTCTCCTCaggccgccaccgccaccctTCGGAATGATGAGAGGACCACCACCGCCTCGCCCCCCATTCCCGCGGCCGCCCTTTGACCCCAGCATGCCCCCCATCCCGCCACCGGGAGGCATGCCGCCCCCTATGGGCCCGCCCCACATGCAG AGACCCCCTTTCCTCCCCCCTCCAATGGGCAATCTACCACCACCTCCAGGGATGCTTTTTCCTCCTGGTATGCCTCCAGTTCAAACTTCAGCAACCCCTGTCCCCGCCCCTACCCCTACCCCCTCCATCAATCCGACCGAGGAGATCTGGGTAGAAAACAAAACGCCGGAAGGCAAGACGTACTACTACAATGCTCGGACTAGAGAGTCGGCGTGGACAAAACCGGAGGGAGTGAAAATCATTCAACAGGCGGAGCTCAACCCTTTACTAGTGTCCGGGGCCGGCACGGTGACTGGCGCCAGCGTGGGCGCCACCACGGCCACCAACTCTATCAGCATCAACACGACGCCAAGCACAGCTGTCTCGCCCGTCACCACCCCCACCATCGCCCCCTCCAGCACCCCGTCGCACACGCTCATCTCCAGTCCAGACTCCACCATCACAACCTTGGCGCCCACTGTGACTAATACAG CCACAGTTGTGGCAGAGCTCGCTCCCGCCGCCAGTTCTTCGGTGTCGCCGGTGACCGTGGTGACGGTGTCCACAGTGCCGTCCCCCGTCACGGCGGTGCAGACCGTCCCTCTGCTGACCGCCACTCTGCCTCATAGCGTGGCCCAGCCCACTGCCGCGATCCCCGCCTTCCCGCCCGTCATGGTGCCGCCCTTCCGGGTGCCCTTACCGGGCATGCACATCCCCCTACCAG GTGTAGCAATGATGCAGATAGTTGGCGCTCCCTGTGTAAAGGCGGGCCCCGGTGCCAACG GAATTTTGCCTGGCATGGGCCCGCCTTTGGTGTCCATGATGCACCCTCAGTTGACGTTGTCGGCGGCACCCGCCACCTCCATGGCCGCCACGCTGCAGCTGCCCGAGTGGTCCGAATACAAAACGGTGGATGGCAAGACCTACTACTACAATAACCGCACCCTAGAATCCACCTGGGAGAAGCCGCAGGCCGTGCTGGAACGAG aaaaagaaatggaaaaggCCAAGGAGCGACTGGCGATGGAAGAGGCGGAAGCTATGGAgatggaagaggaggagagcaAAATGATCACTATAAATAATGACAAACACGTAAGACAG GAgcgcaaagaagaagaaatgacCGAAGAAGAGAGAGCGGCCCAGAAAGCTCGTCCGGTAGCCACCAACCCAATCCCGGGGACGCCGTG GTGCGTGGTGTGGACGGGCGACGAGCGCGTCTTCTTCTACAACCCCACCACCCGACTATCCATGTGGGACCGACCCGAGGAGCTGTTGGGTCGCACCGACGTGGACAAGCACATCCAGGAGCCCCCACATAAGCGAGGCCTCGATGACGCCAAAAGGACAG CTTTTAACAGGGAGGAGTCTGAGTTGAGCCTTGCTTCAGACGATGCGCACAATGATGAGCCCTCCAAAGCCAAGAAGAGAAA GAAGGATGACACCAATGAGCCGGACTCTGAGAAGGAAGCGGTGATGGAGGCGGAGCTTCGAGCGGCCCGAGAGAGAGCCGTGGTGCCCCTCGAGTCCAGGATGACGCAATTCAAAGACATGCTCCTAGAAAGAGGG GTGTCTGCATTCTCCACGTGGGACAAAGAGCTTCACAAGATTGTCTTTGACCCTCGTTACCTACTGCTGAACCCCAAAGAGCGGAAGCAG GTGTTCGACCAATACGTGAAGACGAGAGCAGAGGAGGAGCggaaagagaagaagaacaagTTAATGCAGGCCAAAGACGACTTCAGGAAGATGATGGAAGAGGTCAAGCTGACGGCCAG GACTACCTTCAGTGAGTTTGCCGTCAAAAACGGCAGAGACCCTCGATTCAAAAGCATCGACAAGATGAAAGACAGGGAAGCCATTTTTGTCGAACACATGACGTTCATGAAAAAGCGAGACAAGGAGGACTCCAAGTCCAGAGGGGATAAG GTGAGGCAGGACTTTTTTGAGATGTTGAGCGACCAGCACGTAGAAGGAGGACAACGCTGGAGCAAAGTCAAGGAGAGAATGGAGACGGACCCCCGTTACAAGGCCGTGGAgacctccgccctcagggaggaTTACTTCAAGCAATACTTGGACAAGCTCGCCAAG AACCTCGACTTGGAGAAGGAGCGCGAGTTGGAGCGCCAGGCTCGCATCGAGGCCAGCCTGCGGGAACGTGAGCGTGAGGTCCAGAAGGCCCGATCGGAACAGACCAAAGAGATTGACCGAGAGAGGGAGCAGCACAAGCGTGAAGAAGCCATCCAGCATTTCAAGGCACTCATGTCCGACATG GTGCGGTCGTCGGACGCCACGTGGTCGGACACGCGGCGTAACCTTCGCAAAGACCATCGCTGGGAGTCGTCGTCACTATTGGAGCgcgaggagaaggagaaacttttcaATGATCACGTGGAGGCGCTggccaagaagaaaaaggagCACTTCAGGCAGCTCCTAGACGAGACCACCATGGTAAAT atcacGCTAACCACCACGTGGAAAGAAGTCAAGAAGATCATCAAGGAGGACCCCCGATGTATCAAGTTCTCATCTAGTGACAGA AAGCGACAACGTGAATTTGAAGACTACATCAAAGATAAATACATCACAGCCAAAGCCGACTTCAGAACTCTACTGAAGGAGACAAAGTTCATCACATACAA GTCTCGCAAGTTCATCCAGGAGTCGGAACAGCACCTGAAGGACGTGGAGAAGATCCTACAGAACGATAAGCGCTACCTGGTGCTGGATTGCGTCCCCGACGAACGCCGCAAACTCATCATGTTCTACATTGAGGACCTAGACCGGCGTGGGCCTCCTCCGCCGCCTACCGCCTCGGAGCCTACGCGTCGCTCTACCAAGTGA